The region ATTTTATTTTTACGGTCAACTGCACCGCTGGTGTTTGGATTTAGTTCTACGGGGCAAATTTGTGCCGGGGCTGGGACAAATGGGGCAAGACGGCAGTTACTACGCCCAATGGATTCCCATCCTCGATAGCATCCAAGACCAAACCTATCTGGCCCAATTTACCCAGAGAGTCCCTCCCTGTGCCCTGGCCCTGACGCCCAAAACCCAAGCGGCCCAAAGGATAGTGGTGGATTTACTCCAACAATTAGTCCAAGCCCAGGTGGAGGCCACCAGTCCCACCATTGGTAATGCCAAAGAAGCTTGGTTAAATAGTTGGCTCAAGGGCCTGACCCAGCCGGAGCAAACTTCCCTGGGTAGCGGTAAAGCTCTGCAACGTTTAGCCACATCCTTAGACCACTGGTATCTGCCGGTCCAGGGTTATCTAGGGCAACAAAACAATCAAGCCCTAGCTCAACGACAATGGCGGGGCGCCCTGCGGTTACAGCCCCCAGTGGACGGCGCTGGCGGCATTTGGCAGTTGGAATATGGTTTACAAGCCTTGGATGATCATAAATTCTGGTTACCGGCCGCTTCCCTCTGGGCCATGACCGGCGATCGCCTAGTGTGGCAGGGACGGAGAGTGGATCAAGGGGCAGAAAGTTTACTGCGGGGCTTGGGGGTAGCGGCCCAAATCTATGAACCCATTGCCGACAGTTTGGCCCAACGGTGTCCCACAGGATGTGAACTAGATGCCATCCAAGCCTATGAATTTATCCTGGCGATTGCCCGTCAGTTGCGAGACCGGGGGTTGGGGGTAATCCTCCCGGTGGGTTTAGAACGGGGCGGCACCGCTAAACGGTTGGGGGTCAAGGTAGTAGGGCAAGTGCAACGACAAAAAGGCCAACGGCTGACCCTGCAAAGCTTAATTAACTACGACCTACAGTTGATGATGGGCACCGGGGACAATGCCCGACGGTTAACCACTGCAGACTTTGAAGGTTTGCTGGCCCAAAAATCTCCTCTGGTGGTGTTAGACGGGGAATGGATCACCCTGCAACCAGCGGACGTGCGGGCCGCCAAGGCCATTCTCCAGCAACAACAATCCGCCCCGCCCCTAACGGTGGAAGACGCCCTACGCCTCAGCACTGGTGATTTGCAAACCGTATCTAAGTTGCCAGTGACCCAATTTGCCGCCCGGGGCATGTTACAGGAGTTGATTGATACCCTCCGCAATCCCCAGGGAGTGGAGCCCATTGCTACCCCACCAGGTTTTCAGGGCACCCTGCGGCCCTACCAAGCCCGGGGAGTGGGTTGGTTAGCCTTTTTGGAACGCTGGGGTCTGGGAGCCTGTTTGGCAGATGATATGGGTCTAGGTAAAACTCCCCAACTACTGGCTTTTTTGCTCCACTTAGCCGCTGAGGACATGCTGGTTAAGCCAGTGCTGATCGTTTGTCCCACATCGGTGCTGAGTAATTGGTGCCACGAAATTAATAAGTTCGCTCCCCAACTGCAAACCGTCTTGCACCACGGCGATCGCCGGAAAAAAGGGCAACCGTTGGTCAAACAGGTCAAAGACCAGCAAATTGTTCTCACCAGTTACGCTTTGTTGCAACGGGACTTTAGCAGTTTGAAATTGGTGGACTGGCAGGGGGTGGTGCTGGACGAAGCCCAAAATATTAAAAATCCCCAGGCTAAACAATCCCACGCGGCCCGGCAATTGCCAGCGGGTTTTCGCATTGCCTTAACGGGGACTCCGGTGGAAAATCGACTGACGGAACTCTGGTCAATTTTGGAATTTTTAAATCCCGGTTTCCTGGGCACCCAAAGCTTTTTCCAACGGCGCTTTGCCAACCCCATCGAAAAATTTGGCGATCGCCAGTCCCTGTTAATTTTGCGTAATTTGGTGCGACCGTTTATTTTGCGACGCCTGAAAACAGACCAAACTATTATCCAAGACCTGCCCGAAAAACAGGAAATGACCGTTTTCTGTGACCTCTCCCAAGAGCAGGCCAATTTATATCAACAATTGGTGGAGGAATCCCTCCAGGCGATCGCCGACAGTAAAGGCATTCAACGCCATGGTTTAGTTCTCACCCTATTGACCAAGCTCAAACAGGTCTGTAACCATCCCGATTTATTGCTGAAAAATCCCGCCATTACCCATGGACACCACTCCGGCAAACTCATCCGTCTGGCGGAAATGCTCGAAGAAATGATCAGCGAAGGCGATCGGGCGTTAATCTTCACCCAGTTTGCCAGTTGGGGCCATCTGCTCAAACCCTATCTGGAAAAATACTTCAACCAAGAGGTCCTCTATCTCCACGGAGGCACCCCCGCCGCCCAGCGGCAAGCTCTGGTGGAACGATTCCAGCAGGATCCCAATAGCCCCTATTTATTTATCCTTTCCCTCAAGGCCGGCGGCACAGGGCTTAACCTCACCAGGGCTAACCATGTGTTCCATGTGGACCGGTGGTGGAATCCAGCGGTGGAAAACCAAGCCACGGATCGGGCCTTTCGCATTGGCCAAACCCGCAACGTCCAGGTACACAAATTTGTTTGCACGGGCACTTTGGAGGAAAAAATTAACGCCATGATGGTCGACAAACAACAGTTGGCGGAACAGACAGTGGACGCAGGGGAAAACTGGCTTACCCGTTTGGACACTGATAAGCTCCGTCAGTTATTAACTCTATCGGCCACCCCGGTGGATTACCAAGCCGAAGCGTCCGATTGATTGATGAAAGCACAAAAAAATACAGTAGGGAAAATTGATCTCCTACTGTGGCCCTCGGTTTAACTTGAGGTCGAGTTATACCAAATCTTAAAATGATAGATACGATTCAGAATTCCCCCGCCTATCGGCTTCCCCCCTTACCAAGGGGGGCTAGGGGGGATATATCTTGATCCGTCGCTAGAATTTAACGAATTGGTATTATTTATTTTGCTAAGGCAATTTCCCTGCTTAGAAAAATTGCTAGACAGAAACTTCGCTTAATTCCCTGGTCATGTGGTCAAAGGGAGAGGCAATGAAATCTGCGGTGCTCAGATTGGTTTCCTCCGCCATGGCTTCAATCATTTCCTTCATGATCTGAATACCACGCACGGTGGGCCCAATGGGTACCCCGAGGGAATTGTAAGTTTCCCGCAGTCCTTGCAGAACCCGCTCATCTAGCACGTTGTTGTCCCCTGCAATGAGGGCATAACTGGCATAGCGCAGGTAATAGTCCATATCCCGCAAACAGGCAGAAAAACGACGGGTGGTATAGGCATTACCACTGGGGCGGATTAGTTCGGGGATTTCTTCAAACAATTGGGCGGCGGCCCGTTTGACGATGGTGGCCGAATTTGCGTTAATCATGGCGGCGGCGGCAATCCTAGCCGCACCGGACTCAAAATAAGCTTTGAGCTCGTCCATGGCGTTCCGGTCTAGATAACGACCGGTCAAATCATAGTTTTTTATTAAAGTGGTAACCGCGTCTCGCATTTAAAAGGTTCTCCCAACGGCAGTTTATAGTTAAGGGGCTTGGGCAAGCCATTTTAGTTCTCCTACCTATCATTATTTCCGAGTGAACGCAAGTCAAGGGAGCCCTTAACCCTGCAATAAAACTACATATTCCGGCCGTCAGGTCCTTAAATTTTTGCATTGTTCTTGCTCTGATTCGCCGGATCTAATGGCTATAAATGATAGATCTATTAACTGATTGGTATGCTTTGCCCAATTAAGCCCACGAGGGCGCCAAAGACCACTAACCAATGGGAACTGATGGAAAATCGTCCCAGGGCGATCGCCCCCAGCAGCGCTAAGCAGATAGTCAAAGGATCAATTAGAACAGAACGGGCCAAACCAACGGTGGTGACCACCATTAAACCCCAAGCCCCGGCATTAACACCATCGAGAAAAGCCCGGAAAATTAATGACTTTTGCAGAACATTAACCCAGGGATTAACCAGGGCCACCAGTAAAAAGGAAGGTAGAAAAATTCCCACCGTAGCGGCGATCGCCCCCGGGTTGCCGGCCAGGAGGTAACCAATAAACGTTGCTGTGGTGAATAGCGGGCCTGGGGTAATTTGGCCAATGGCGATCGCATCAAGGAGTTGTTGGGAAGTTAGCCATCCCAGACGATCCACTAGATCAGCTTGCAAAAAAGCAAACAATACGTAACCGCCGCCATAAAGTAGACAACCGATTTTAAGGAAAATACCAAACACAGACCAGGCATTGATGCCGCTGACGGCTAACACCGGAGAAGCATTAAGTTGACCCAAGGGCAAAAAAATCAGCGGTAAAGACTGGAAACGTCCCCGCCCCATTTGGATCAATACCAGGGCTAAACCGGCCAGCAGTAACAGTAAAATTTCCGGCTTACCCCAGACTGTGCCCACCATCACCAACACCGCCGCCCCGATGGCAAGGGGAGTTTTCAACGCCTTTTGCCCCAGTTTCCATAACGCTTGCCCGATCAGGGGAATAATCATGGGCTGAATGCCGTAGAGCATATTACCCACCGCTGGCACTGATTGGTAGTGAACATAGGCGATCGCCAATAACCAAACCACCACCATGGCCGGCAGAATAAAGGAAACTCCAGCAATAATCAAACCGGCCCATTTACCCCGTTCATAGCCCAAGTGGATGGCCAACTCGGTGGAATTTGGCCCGGGGATGAGATTAGTTACCCCGATCAGATCCAAAAATTTCCCGTGGCTGAGCCATTGTCGCCGCCGCACCACTTCCTCTTCCATCATCGCAGTGTGGGCCACAGGGCCGCCAAAGGAAAAAAGTCCTAAACGGAAAAATAAAAGGCCTAACTCCTGCAATCTTTGCCGTTTTTGCAGAGGCGTTAAAGTTCCATAATCCGCTTCTAAGGTTTCCATCGGGGGTTTATTACTCACGGTTAATAACCAACGAAAACCATAATAAAACTTCACCCTAAGGCAACTACTGGTTAATGTATATAGGTTGGCAACAGCAAGAAATAATTCTTAATTACTCCCAGTCTGTCATTCATTAAAATAAAGCAAGATTTAAAGTAAATTTAAGTAATCATGGCAACAACATCAGATGAAGTATGGCAACTCCTCGGAGAGTTAGTCCAGACACAAAAGGAAACGGAACGACTCATGAGGGAAAAAAGTCAAGAAACAGATCGCCGTTTTCAGGAGACCGATCGCCAAATCCAAGAATTGGGCAAACAAATTGGTGGTCTGGGCAAAAAATTTGGCAGTTTTACCGAAGGGTTGGCCCTGCCTTCTATGGAAACTATTCTCTATGAAAAATTTGCCATGGAAGTTGTAACCCCCAGCGTTTGAGCAAGTAAACAGGGCAAACATATTGAACTTGATGTCATGGCCTATGCCAATGGGGATGTGAAAACCGCCATTGTAGTAGAAGTCAAAAGCCATGCCCGCCCAGAATCCATCGGCCAATTAATCAACCATCTCCAGCGATTTCGGGAATTTTTCCCCGAACATCAGGACAAGAAACTCTATGGCATTTTCGCCGCGGTGGATCTTTCCAATGCCCTCAGAGAAGAGGTATTAAAAGCCGGGCTGTACGCCGCCCGTATTCGCGACGAAATTTTTGAACTGGATACCCCTGCTACTTTTCAGCCTCGGGTTTGGTAATGTCTTGACTCCATGTTAAAAATCAAATGCCCGTACCATAAATAAAATGGGTGGAAGCAGCGGAAGAAGCTCCAGCAAAAACCTTAGCAACCCGGGGCTTAATAAATACTTTTTGTCCAACTTTCGGATTAAGTTGTTGCCGTTGCTCTCGGTTCAGGTAAGCAAGCACAGTGGTGTTGTCCGTTAACAGTACCTCCACCTGTATTTCTGAACCCAGGTGAATAACCCTTTTGATGGTGCCCGCCACGCTAGCGTCGTCCGCTTCCGTTAATAGTTCAAAGTCGTGGGGCCGAACAAACACAGGGTCTTGATGCCTATTATCATTGTGGTGGGGTTCAAAAGCGTGGTAGTTAAACAGAGATGCAGTGCGGGGCAAAACGTTAACTTCACCAATGAAACTCATCACAAAGGGACTAGCGGGATTTTCATAAATTTCTTCCGCCGTGCCCACCTGTTCGATTTTGCCGTTACTCATAACCACAATTTCATCGGCCACTTCCATGGCTTCTTCCTGGTCGTGGGTAACAAAAACACTGGTAAGGTGTACTTCATCGTGTAGTTTCCGCAACCAACTCCGCAGTTCTTTGCGAACTTTGGCATCCAGAGCTCCAAAGGGTTCATCCAATAGTAAAACCTGGGGTTTTACGGCTAAAGCCCTGGCTAAAGCTACCCGTTGCCGTTGCCCCCCGGAGAGTTGGGAAGGATAGCGGTTTCCCAGCCCTTCTAATTGAATGAGGGAGAGTAATTCTTCCACTTTTTCTTTGGTTTGGGCCTTGGTAAATTTACGAATATCTAAACCAAAAGCAATGTTTTGACGAATAGTTAAATGTTTAAACAGGGCATAGTGCTGAAAAACAAAACCAATGTTGCGTTTGCGAATGTCCACATGGGTGGCATCTTTACCATTAATAATAATCTGTCCTTGATCCGGGGGTTCCAATCCGGCGATCGCCCGTAGTAGGGTAGA is a window of Synechocystis sp. PCC 7338 DNA encoding:
- a CDS encoding DEAD/DEAH box helicase encodes the protein MATIHGNWQPSHGENGGKLFLWADTWGTTMPEATGDRHPFALDVPALVQAWSNVPLPFPPLDKVTEQTLTLHLPSHRQQNIPLPFVTGQDPVAMDAKYLHWRSWQVTGVSLTPKQTLTLLQSIPLGGQVLTSLGSEFYFYGQLHRWCLDLVLRGKFVPGLGQMGQDGSYYAQWIPILDSIQDQTYLAQFTQRVPPCALALTPKTQAAQRIVVDLLQQLVQAQVEATSPTIGNAKEAWLNSWLKGLTQPEQTSLGSGKALQRLATSLDHWYLPVQGYLGQQNNQALAQRQWRGALRLQPPVDGAGGIWQLEYGLQALDDHKFWLPAASLWAMTGDRLVWQGRRVDQGAESLLRGLGVAAQIYEPIADSLAQRCPTGCELDAIQAYEFILAIARQLRDRGLGVILPVGLERGGTAKRLGVKVVGQVQRQKGQRLTLQSLINYDLQLMMGTGDNARRLTTADFEGLLAQKSPLVVLDGEWITLQPADVRAAKAILQQQQSAPPLTVEDALRLSTGDLQTVSKLPVTQFAARGMLQELIDTLRNPQGVEPIATPPGFQGTLRPYQARGVGWLAFLERWGLGACLADDMGLGKTPQLLAFLLHLAAEDMLVKPVLIVCPTSVLSNWCHEINKFAPQLQTVLHHGDRRKKGQPLVKQVKDQQIVLTSYALLQRDFSSLKLVDWQGVVLDEAQNIKNPQAKQSHAARQLPAGFRIALTGTPVENRLTELWSILEFLNPGFLGTQSFFQRRFANPIEKFGDRQSLLILRNLVRPFILRRLKTDQTIIQDLPEKQEMTVFCDLSQEQANLYQQLVEESLQAIADSKGIQRHGLVLTLLTKLKQVCNHPDLLLKNPAITHGHHSGKLIRLAEMLEEMISEGDRALIFTQFASWGHLLKPYLEKYFNQEVLYLHGGTPAAQRQALVERFQQDPNSPYLFILSLKAGGTGLNLTRANHVFHVDRWWNPAVENQATDRAFRIGQTRNVQVHKFVCTGTLEEKINAMMVDKQQLAEQTVDAGENWLTRLDTDKLRQLLTLSATPVDYQAEASD
- the apcB gene encoding allophycocyanin subunit beta; translation: MRDAVTTLIKNYDLTGRYLDRNAMDELKAYFESGAARIAAAAMINANSATIVKRAAAQLFEEIPELIRPSGNAYTTRRFSACLRDMDYYLRYASYALIAGDNNVLDERVLQGLRETYNSLGVPIGPTVRGIQIMKEMIEAMAEETNLSTADFIASPFDHMTRELSEVSV
- a CDS encoding chromate transporter — translated: MSNKPPMETLEADYGTLTPLQKRQRLQELGLLFFRLGLFSFGGPVAHTAMMEEEVVRRRQWLSHGKFLDLIGVTNLIPGPNSTELAIHLGYERGKWAGLIIAGVSFILPAMVVVWLLAIAYVHYQSVPAVGNMLYGIQPMIIPLIGQALWKLGQKALKTPLAIGAAVLVMVGTVWGKPEILLLLLAGLALVLIQMGRGRFQSLPLIFLPLGQLNASPVLAVSGINAWSVFGIFLKIGCLLYGGGYVLFAFLQADLVDRLGWLTSQQLLDAIAIGQITPGPLFTTATFIGYLLAGNPGAIAATVGIFLPSFLLVALVNPWVNVLQKSLIFRAFLDGVNAGAWGLMVVTTVGLARSVLIDPLTICLALLGAIALGRFSISSHWLVVFGALVGLIGQSIPIS
- a CDS encoding DUF3782 domain-containing protein; amino-acid sequence: MATTSDEVWQLLGELVQTQKETERLMREKSQETDRRFQETDRQIQELGKQIGGLGKKFGSFTEGLALPSMETILYEKFAMEVVTPSV
- a CDS encoding sulfate/molybdate ABC transporter ATP-binding protein; the encoded protein is MSITITKVSKNFGEFSALKDINLEVPNGKLVALLGPSGSGKSTLLRAIAGLEPPDQGQIIINGKDATHVDIRKRNIGFVFQHYALFKHLTIRQNIAFGLDIRKFTKAQTKEKVEELLSLIQLEGLGNRYPSQLSGGQRQRVALARALAVKPQVLLLDEPFGALDAKVRKELRSWLRKLHDEVHLTSVFVTHDQEEAMEVADEIVVMSNGKIEQVGTAEEIYENPASPFVMSFIGEVNVLPRTASLFNYHAFEPHHNDNRHQDPVFVRPHDFELLTEADDASVAGTIKRVIHLGSEIQVEVLLTDNTTVLAYLNREQRQQLNPKVGQKVFIKPRVAKVFAGASSAASTHFIYGTGI